The Brevinematales bacterium region CGAACAGGACGGCGTGGAACGAGGCGGCGGCGATACACAGGAAGACCCGCCCGGTCGACCTGCATCAATTCTTTGCAACTCCCGGCGCGACTCTCCTCGACCCCACCGAGACCGCGATACTGGAATCGTTCGGGCTCGCGGGCAAACGTATCGCCCAGTTGAGCTGCAATAACGGGCGCGAGCTCATATCGGCGGTGAATATCGGCGCGCTCGCGGGGACTGGGTTCGATATTTCGGATGAGTTTATCCGGGAGGCGCGCGAGCTCGCGGAGATCGCCCATGCCGACTGCGAATTCGTCCGCGCCGATATCATCGATATCCCGGATACCTATAACTCCTGTTTCGATATCGTATATATCACTGTCGGCGCGCTCGCGTGGATACCCGATCTGGATATTTATTTCGGGGCGGCGTCGCGGCTGCTGAAACCCGGCGGGAATCTTCTTGTCTACGAGCACCATCCGGTTACCTATCTCCTCCCGTTTAAGGATAAAGATTATCAACCCGACGGGCTGGTACTGAAACCGGAGTATTCCTACTTTAATAAAGAAGTCATTGAGGGGCAGGGGCTGGATTATTTCGGGTTCACCGAGTATGACGCGTCGAAGAATTACGAGTTCCAGCATACGATGGGCGAGATTATCAACTCGGTGATACGCGCGGGGATCGAGCTTCGCGAATTGAACGAGTATCCCACCGACATCGCGGGTTTTGGATGGGCGGAGGCGCTGGGGATGTTCCCGCTCAGTTACACGCTTACCGGCCGGAAGAAATAAATAAACTCCATGGAAATCTTTGTCAGAAAAAATGAATCTGTTTATAATAAGGGCGGTTCCCCCCTTGCGGGGACTGACGCAAAAACTATTAACATTTTTAACAATAGCAATGATATATCTTTAAAATAAGCCCAATGGTCACTTCCTTGTCCTCTTTTCCTTTATCATCTGATTGAAAAGAGGGTTATTAGAAGTGCCCATAAAATAAACAGAAGGAGTTCAATAAAAATGATTCAGCAATGGATAATATCCGATCCGGGGGTCATGATGGGCAAGCCGGTAATAAAAGGGACGCGTATTACTGTCGAATTGATTTTAGAGAAAATGTCAGCCGGAGAAACAATTGAACAAATTATCAGCGAGCATCCCCGTTTGAATAAAGACGCGGTTCTGGCGGCATTGGAATTCGCGGCGGAGGTAATGAAAGCGGATGTTATCTACCCGGTAGGATCGGGAAAAGAATGACATTTCTCGCCGATGAAAATATCGATACGCAGGTTGTCCGAACTTTAAGGGAGTCCGGCTATGATATTGAGTATATTGCCGAATTTCAACCGGGTATCCACGATGGTTCCGTCATGGACAAAGCAAACCGCGACGGGCGAATCCTGATTACCGCCGATAAGGATTTCGGCGAGCTTGTTTTTCGCCAGAAAAAGATATTACTGGAATAATACTGGTTCGTTTATCGGGTTTCGATCCGGCAGATAAAGCGGATATTGTAAAATCGGTTTTACGGGATCATTCTGTTGAGTTACCGGAATCTTTTACAGTTATTTCGAAAAATAATGTACGCATTAGGAAGAAATAATCATATCCGCTTTCCCCACACCTTCACGACCGCTTCCTTTCCCTTCACCTTTGCCTCGCCGAGCGAGAAGAAACCCTCGCGTAAATCCTGCGACAGGTACTGATAGAACGCATCGGTGACCATGACGGGAGTACCGTACTGCTTGGTCAGACCCTCCGTGCGCGACGCCAAGTTGACCGTATCGCCGATCACCGTAAACTCCATCCGTTCGTCGCTGCCGATCGTGCCGAGCAGAGCCTCGCCGTAATGGATACCGATC contains the following coding sequences:
- a CDS encoding class I SAM-dependent methyltransferase, with translation MPDEWKRYTAANRTAWNEAAAIHRKTRPVDLHQFFATPGATLLDPTETAILESFGLAGKRIAQLSCNNGRELISAVNIGALAGTGFDISDEFIREARELAEIAHADCEFVRADIIDIPDTYNSCFDIVYITVGALAWIPDLDIYFGAASRLLKPGGNLLVYEHHPVTYLLPFKDKDYQPDGLVLKPEYSYFNKEVIEGQGLDYFGFTEYDASKNYEFQHTMGEIINSVIRAGIELRELNEYPTDIAGFGWAEALGMFPLSYTLTGRKK
- a CDS encoding DUF433 domain-containing protein; protein product: MQQWIISDPGVMMGKPVIKGTRITVELILEKMSAGETIEQIISEHPRLNKDAVLAALEFAAEVMKADVIYPVGSGKE